A single window of Candidatus Sysuiplasma jiujiangense DNA harbors:
- a CDS encoding dihydrodipicolinate synthase family protein, producing MNGYGKVRGIIPAMPTFFTKRGGLSYSDLRSAINFAVECGVSGLAVLVIGGEFYKLNENERKRVASAAIGTAHRRLPVFIGVSHSGLKPAVDLARHAVNNGASGVILSPPYFYPMRKEIEETTVRFIREFCDLCSCPVILQLFYTENAMPLGVAELKDVLAESQNIAAIKIEGNNATRIIRQLHRNFASKVSILGGKLGINFAEELNNGASGTIPGLSFSDIFVRAFDAFRSERNGGVKILSNLEPYFKFINGHFDQFVAIEKELLLFRGVVANSGLRLPCIPLTDRQLTELKHRVFPACYGRL from the coding sequence TTGAACGGATATGGAAAGGTTAGAGGCATCATTCCCGCTATGCCAACATTTTTCACAAAGAGAGGGGGATTATCCTACTCAGATTTGCGGTCGGCTATAAACTTCGCCGTTGAGTGCGGTGTCTCCGGTCTCGCAGTTCTTGTTATTGGAGGCGAATTTTACAAGTTGAATGAAAATGAAAGGAAGAGAGTGGCCTCTGCGGCAATTGGAACGGCGCATCGACGTCTGCCGGTGTTCATCGGTGTGTCACACTCAGGATTAAAGCCGGCTGTCGATCTTGCGAGGCATGCAGTGAACAATGGCGCTAGCGGTGTCATACTTTCTCCGCCGTACTTCTATCCAATGAGAAAGGAGATCGAAGAAACCACAGTTCGATTTATAAGGGAGTTCTGCGACTTGTGCTCCTGCCCGGTCATTCTGCAACTGTTTTACACTGAAAATGCGATGCCGCTCGGCGTTGCGGAATTGAAGGACGTGTTAGCTGAATCTCAGAATATTGCAGCAATTAAAATCGAAGGCAATAATGCTACACGGATTATAAGGCAGCTGCACAGAAATTTCGCTTCAAAAGTTTCCATTCTCGGAGGCAAACTGGGAATAAATTTTGCCGAAGAGTTGAACAATGGTGCCTCAGGAACCATTCCAGGTCTCTCATTTTCAGACATCTTCGTAAGAGCATTTGATGCCTTCCGCAGTGAAAGGAATGGAGGAGTAAAAATCTTGTCTAACCTTGAACCCTACTTCAAATTCATCAATGGCCACTTCGATCAGTTCGTTGCGATTGAAAAGGAACTTCTTCTTTTTAGAGGGGTGGTGGCAAACTCTGGCCTTAGATTGCCTTGCATACCTCTGACAGACCGACAGCTTACCGAACTAAAACATAGGGTGTTTCCGGCATGCTATGGGAGGTTATGA